The genomic region CAAACCAAGACATTGTAAATATCACCGGGAGCAACTCCAACGCGTCGACTTAAACGGACCCCCACTTTGTCCGCCTTTTATTTGTTTGGATTGGCCCGTCCGCTCCGCGTCCGCCTTGTTTTTGTTTTGGGTCGGCCGTGCGCCCAACACGCACGATCCATTTTATGTCCGCGCATTAATTTAAAAGGCCCCCCTGCCATAGATGCCACAAAgttcatgccggcaccatgccagcggCCGGCATACAATGTCAGCCTACATAAAACCACCACGCAGTTCATGCTGACGCACTTGCCAGCGGCCGGCGcgcatgccagcacacaaaaagggACGGGGATTCGACCACGCCATCTCGGtcgtggtcatgccagcacacttgTTGCCTGCATACAAAAAAGGGCGGTGCTCTCCGCCGTAGATCATTACTCGTCGAACTTGAGCATCTCGGCCTGCATCTTCTCCAAGTCGAACCATGGCCTCTTCCTCGGCGACACGGTGTTCAGATCAACCTTCATGATCTCCACACCCATCTTCATGCTAGCGAgcgccacttctttcgccttggtcttgacATGGGCTGCCTCGATCTCAAACATCGTGGCTTGCTTCGTCTCCTCCAACTcaaacatcttggcttgcttcttcgcctccatctcaagcctcctcctttggatctccatgatgGCGTTCATTTGCTCTTTCTTGTCTTGTCGGTGCTTCTCCTTCCTCAAGTCCTTTTtgctcatcatgccctccacggttGCAAGCAAGGCGATCGACGTCGCGTCCCACTTGGCCCCTCCTTCTTCGAGTTGGTCTTCCCCGCCGACCGGGCCTTCTCGCCGTCGCCTTGTTCCTCCACGGCTTCCTTCCCCCCACACGCCAAAGAGGGTGGCATATttcgccttgaacttctcctccccGTTGGTGATCGTCCAACAATGGGAGAGGTGGAAGGACTTGTCGTCgtgttgaaccttgaatgcctccaaagcttgaaacaCCTATAATTCAAACCAATCAAGCATATGGGCAAAATGGACATGCAATCAACAAGAATGGGTGGCACAAAACGAGAATGAGAGGGCATCTCAAACCTCGGCCAGTTGCAAATGCAATGGATCCAGGAGTCCGGAAAGAATTGCACGGGTGCCGAGGTCCACGGTGCTGTAAAGTTTGAGATGGCTGCTGGCAGGGGCCGATCATGAGGAACACCAGTGTGCCGGTGAGCTCGGCATGGAACCACCGAAGTCCATGGTTGCACCACGAAAGAGACATAATGGCAGCAAGCTTCAGGAGAGACACCAAGGTACTCTACTAGCTGACAGTTATAGTATGCTAGCTCCATGGTGTATCTGTAACTTGTAGCCCATGTCAACTTCACCCAAAAAAATTGTGACCGTGCGATAAAAGGTTGCTACTTAATTATCgctatttggcttttcttttccGTTATCTGTTGCTTCGATCAAATGTTGATGGTCTTCTATTTAGTCAAATTAAATGCTATGCATCTACCTCTTGgtgccaaaaaacgtcttacattatgggacggaggaagtaggtTACTGTCATAAATATGCTATGATTTATTTTTCTTCGGCTTCATATTGCATATGATATCTTCTTTTGTTGGGAAAATAGTGTATGAAATATAATAGGAGATCCATCTATATAGATTACTTGCATTGAATGGCATATTTAACTTTTACTGTAGTGGAAATTGATTATGCAAAGTGATTGTTGTCATTAGTGTCCTATGTGCTTTCTACATTGACTCGGGTTTTTTTTTTCTGAAGAAGGCATCTCTCATACTATAACTACTTTTGTAGCTAGAAGAATTTGAATTACCAATGTTCATCTTTAAGGCCAGCACTACCGCCCACGTGGCCAGCGAATTCAACAACTTGAGATATTTGAAATGGGAAGAAAGAAATGCCTCATGTCAGTATGTCACCCATGTTCAGAGTAGAAATTCATAAAAAAAAATGACATTTGTAATGTTAATTTTTGAAGCATGATAGCACATGTCACCCACCTACAGTCCCACCCGTAGCTTGAGTTACATGTGTTAGACTCAAACACCTAACCTTTTACTTTcttctcaaaaagaaaactaaccTATTACTACATACAAATATAATCGAGACATATTTCAACAGGCAACGATGGCTTTGTTCGTCCTGCCTGAGCCAAGTAATGTACGTCGTCCAACGACCTGCATCCATCCTGCACGTGCACGGACCACTTCAGTTGCTACATGGGTAGAGTAATCGTGAGTAGTTTTGTCGAACAAAACCGCGGTCGTTCAGTACAAGGCCATGGTTACTCGTACTCTTACGTACGGGCGGTCCTACCTACGCACGCTGCTGATATACCAACCAACACGGAAGTTTCCTCCGTCGCTTTCCTCGGCGAGCTGGGTTATCCGGTGCGCACATTTCGATGTCGACAATACGCAATGCATGGTTAGTTGGAGAAAATGACGGGTTATTTTATTCTGTTTATTTTAAGCTGGGCGTCACCCATGCATCACCCAGTGTTGCCATTGCCGATGCCCTCTTGAACCCATCAGATCGGACCCAGCGAgtattaaaaaaaatgaaatcttaAGTCGAAGGACTATATAAGCCTTAGACTTTTTTCCATCAATTCAGACCGCTGCATGAACTGATTATGTGCATAAACTTGCAAGTAAGAGGTTCAAGATCCAAAACTCAGTGAATGCAATAATTAATTGCAGCCAAATGAGGGGAGCTTTGACGTATAAGTGTATTGCCCACATTTTCTTATCAACATGTGCTCATGGATGAACTGGTTAGTTGCATAAACTTGCAGCCTGCCCACATGATAACCTCTAAAGGAGCATAGACGGATCGTACTGGTTTAAAATTGACGAAATCACATGACCAGTCAGAGAATAAACGTATGCTTCCATTGAGAGAGGGACTCACGGCGCTAAACCTGGGATTTGATCTCTGATATCGGGGCACAAGTTGAGTCCACCACGGAACGGATCAAAACCTGAAAAATAATCGCATGTGTTTCATCAAGGCGTCAATTTTTCACTGGTAGGGCGGCAGGCATTgtgtttgtactccctccgtttctaagtacaagtctttggagagatttcactatggaccacatacagagcaaaatgagtgaatctatactctaaactgCATCTAGAtatatccgtatgtggtccatagtgaaatctctacaaagacttatatttaggaacggagggagtagataataaTGTCGACGTCTTGATATATCAGTCTTGCGTAGCGACGATATGAACGATGATTTGAAAATCAGCCGGCATGAGCTAGCAAAACCAGATAGTTTATGCCCGGCGACATCCACTATATAAGTAGCCTGCGACAGTATATTCATACGACTACCATAGTATAAATAGGAGTAGCTAGCGGAGTCAGTGTACATATATGTATATACAGTGCTTATATATACGTACATACAGGTATGGCTGTCGGAGTTAAGGCAGCAATGGCGGCTccacttgtttttcttcttctccttccaaTGGTTCCCGCGCACGTTGTCAAGGAGATCCGTAGTAGAATCAACAACAAGTCCACCAAAGATTACATGGAACAGAGGGTGGGCCTACCGGACGTGGGCCAGCGGGGCAAGGAGGGCCAGCAGACGGGCAGCGGGGCGGCGGACATCTACGGCACCTTCATCGTCGACCTGTCCTTGGGGACCTCGCCACAGACTCTCCCCTTGGTCATGGACATCACCAGCGACCTCGTCTGGGTGCAGTGCAAACTCTGCCCCTCGTGCAAGACGCTCACACCGCCGACGACGCCCGTGTTCTTAGCCGACTCCTCCAAATCCTTTGGCGACGTCGGCTGCGCCAACCAGACTTGCCGGATTATGAGGGACACTGACTGCCCGGGAACCGACGACCTCTGCATGTACAAAACTAGCTATATGTCCGGCCGCCTCGCCACCGAGACGTTCAGCTTCGGGACCACGCAGGTTCCGGGCGTGGTGTTTGGTTGCACCTGGTCCGTCACCAGTGACATCACTGTGCAGAACCTCGACGGCGCCTCGGGCTTCGCCGGCTTCAGCAGGGCCCCCCTCTCCCTCGTGTCGCAGCTCAACATCTCCAGCTTCACCTATTTTATCGCTCCTCACGATGTGGTCCCACCCGGCAAGAGCTTCGTCGGCTGGAGCTGGGGTGGCGCCAACATCGACGGTGACGGCGTCGGGGTGCAGACGACGATTACACGGAACAGCAGCACACCCCTGCTGGCGGCCACAAAGAACCAAGCCCCTTACTTGTACTACGTCAATCTCACGGGCATGCAGGTGGACGGCGAGCTCCTCACCGCCATCCCGGCGGGGAGCTTCGACAGTCACGGTGGGGTGTCGTTGAGCACCACTCTTCCCTACACCTACCTCCCCGAGGCCGCTTACAGGGTCCTGAGGCGGGAGCTCGTGAGTAGGATCCAGGCGGAGGGCGTGGCTCCGATGAACGCCTCGGTAGAAGGAGGGGCAGGCGACCTCGACCGCCTGTGCTTCCTCACGCATCAGTTTGCCAACGTCAGGGTTCCAATACTCGCGCTTATGTTCGATGGCGCCCACACAGCCATGGGGCTCAAGGTGGAGAACTACTTCTTCGCCCAGAACGCCGGGCGGACGTGCCTCACCATACTGCCATCGGCCGACGGGCCGGTCCTGGGCAACCTGCTGCAGGCAGGCAGGAAGATGACCTACGAGATCCACGGCGATGGGGGTGGCGTGTTGACGTTTGAGACGTTCGACACGGCAGAGGGCGCGCCCGCCCCGACAAAGGTGCCGCTCATGATAATGGCCACTCTTCTTCTCGCGATGCTCCTCTAGTTCTGTTTTACTGCCACTAGCTCTACGTAAATAAACTCTCGGTGCTGGACGTTTGCATGTGATCGCCTAACGTATGCACAACTTCAATAAACTTTCCATTGTAATTCCCTAGTAGATTATCATGCAGAACTTAaataaactccccccccccccaatttctctagaatacaaatcctatggttatgttctctcagtccatgaaatTAGAGTAATTAAGATTTGTTAGATGCACGTACTGTATTGATTGTTTAACTGTTATCCGTATATAATCATGTATCGCCGTTCAGGACGTCGCCGATACGCTGATATGCCAGATACCACTTAGATATGGGTATCCCAGAAGTATCCCattttttaatttaaaaaaaagaaataaaatgccGATATGGTTGGGACACGCGCGACATGTGTGGGACACAACGAGTCGGCGACGCAACCGAGCGCAGCGCCGAGCGAGCCCAATAGCCCACGAACACACCAGGAACGATCGAGGCCTGACTCAGGACAGCCGTCGACGCCAGCAGTGGATCACCAccgccgccgtcaccgcctccGCCGCCTGTAGTGGCTCATTGTCGCTGACCCGACTGCCTGGAATCGCCTCTCTACCTCGGGTCTTCtgctcttctccgccgccgccgcaaggtgAACTATTCCCCTGAGTCCTGATGATGTACTGATGTGTAGTTGATCTGTTGATGTTTGCTTGGCTGCTGCTGGCTTCTGTTGATGTATCATTGATACGTTGATGTAGGTAGTAGTAGTACTCTTTCATAATCATTGGTGTACTGTAGTTGTACTTCGATCTGTTGCTGCTTGCTAATCTAGTAATGTTGGTTGGATAAAATCATAAAATTTCTTGCTAAGGCTGCTGCTTGTTTATGTTTGTTGGATAAATTGCTTGCTAATGTTGCTGTTGCCGCCTATTGCTAGGGAAGGAGATACAAGTGTACACAATGGCATTTGCGGGGAGTGGCATGGCAGCAAGCCAATCTTCACTCGGTGGTACTGCAAGCAACATGGAGGTTGATGGTGTAGGTGAAGAGGCTGTGAATGGTGTTGTCAATCCGAAATATCCATTCTCAAAGCATGCTGCAAAACTAGAAATTTATATATGCTTGCCGTATCGCCGTATTGCTGTTTTTAAAAATTGTCATATCCCGTGTCGCCATACCCGTGTTGGCGTATCGGTGTCACCGTATTGGTGCTTCATagcgtatgactatatacggaatacatgcctatattctATTGATGAATTGAAGTTAGTTTTgcgtcgccctaggttataactattgcatgatgaatgtcatctgacataattatccatcattgatccaatgcctacgagtttttcacatattgatctttgctaagttacttttgccgtactgctgttacaatcactacaaatctattactgctactgttactattgttaccgttacttccatactactttgctactaaatactttgctacagatattaagtctttcaggtgtggttgaattgataactcaccTCCtaatgaatattctttggctccccttgtgtcgaatcaataaatttgggttgaatactctaccctcgagaactgttgcgatcccctatacttgtgggttatcagcccccTTCGAAGTATTATATGGACGGAAGTGCTGAActcctctgaattggtcagaaaatGGGGAATGGTCACTCTTATGTCCGGATATTATCCAGCATGCGGAACAACAAGTCAGTGTTATTCGCGAGAATCTGAAGATTGCTCAGTCTCgttagaagagtcagtatgaccgtcatcacaaatatatggtctatcaacctggtgaAAAGGCTTATCTTCAAGCCACACTGATGAaaggtgctcaccgcttcgggatcaagggcaagctagctcctcgcgaCATCAGTCCATTCACCATTCtcgaaagacttggaaaagtggcatatcaattggaattgccgtcgaacctttctcaggttcacgatgtctTTCATGTGTTAGAGctccgccgctgcttcaaggaccccaTCCGAGCATTGGACCATGAAATGCTTGAGTTGCAACATGATCTCTCTTATAAAGAACAGCCGCTCTGCATTGTCGATCAAGCTGAACGTCATACCCGTTAGAAGGCGATCAAATTTCTTAAAGTCCAGTGGTCAAACCATTCTGAAGACGAAgctacttgggaacgcgaggatcgtctttGTGATGAATACCCCGTATTGTTTccgtctacctcctaaatctcggaaCGAGATTTTTGTAGTGGATGAGATTTGTAACGGCCGGATAATTGAGCTACAGTGATCCCctactaatggtgccatgtcatcacaattATTGTTGCTAAATCTCACTTTGATTCAagcacaattcaaattcaaatttaaattcatgTTAAATATTTAAAGTTCTCAACATGAAAACTAAATTGTTcatagtgtggcaaataatccatagataattatggtggagaaatcaaATTTTTATAAAGTACTTAAATGCCCAAAAATAATTAAAATTGGGGCTAAATCAACTATTTAATTCTcttttgaaatttataaaaatCCAAACTAGTTTATTTAATTGCCAAAAttattgtggcagtggactaaatTAGAACAATAATTTAGGTGCTAATTttgtaatttttataaaactaatttgttgcaaaaagaaatagaaaacaaaacaataaaaaagaaaaagaaaaaaaggaaaaggggaaaCCTCCCCTCCTGGGCCACTTGGCCCGGCTGTCCACCAGTCCAGCCCACTCCATGTCGTCCTCCTTCTCTgttcaccggggggggggggtggtgggggTGGTGGACATCACCGATGCTCGCCACGGCCCCGACCATCGCCGTGGCGGCCATCCAACGAGTCCGCCCCCGCCTACAAGTACCCAGGGCGCCCCGTGGAACCCTAACGCAACCCCCCCTTCCCCTCGTATCCCCATCCCCTCGGTCACGATCACCGGCACCAACCTCTGCCCGCCCAACTAGTACCAGGACAACAACGTGGGTAGGTGGTGCAAACCCGCCACGGAGGCACTTCGACATGGCCCCGCCGTCCTTCTACAAGCTCTCCCAAAGGGTTGCCAGTATCGTGCCCGTTCAGTTCCGCCGCGTGCCGTGCGAGAGGAGGGGCGACGTCCAGTTCAGCCGCGTGCCGTGCGAGAGGAGGGGCGACGTCCAGTTCAGCCTCATGGGGAACCCATACTGGTTGATGCTCCACGTCAACAATGTCAGTGGCAGCGACGACGACGTCATCGAGATGGTCGTCAGGGAGAAGGGCGAGCAGTGGGTGCAGATGACGCAGAACTGGGGGATCACATACCAGGCCTTTGCTGCGCTCGACAAGTCCGTGGGGGCTCGAGGTCAGGATCACCGGCGGCACTGACCGCAAGACCTTCATCGTTGGCGACGCCATCCCGGCCTGGTGGGGCCCCGGCCTCTGCTACCGGGGATGAAACAACTTCTGGTAGATCCATTCACCGGCCATTCATCCATGGCCACGATATATATTCCTACCTTACATTTTTTTTTTAGAATCCTACCCTACATACTTCGGTTGACCATCGATGCTGTTTGCAAGTGTTTTTGTTTCAGTAATTAATTAATCTCTTCCTTGTGTCCTCAACTTCATTTTTGTCCACTGGAGCTATCCCCATGACGTATATCTCTGTAATTTCTTGTACAATTCTTAGAGCTTGATTTGTTTCTACCCCATCTTATGATGCTCACGGCATCTTCAACATGGACCCTCAAATTCAAATAGTCCACAAGTTGTCCGGACGTCGGGAGCTGTCCGGATGCCCTTTGCCGTCCGTATTTGTCCATGCACGCGTCCGCTTGTCCGTTTCCTCACAAACTAGAAACAAAACTGATTGACATGCCTATATactaaacaagacatcaagatatCCGATCAATCCCAACAAACGTATGCGTGACAATGACTGGCAGAGCGACAACTGTACAATCTTTTACGGTCTGGAGTATGAGCAAATGTAGCCTGCTAGCATAGGTACCCGACAAACTGAGAAAAGGGAAATAAGAAACCGATCAACATAATACATACATGAGTATCGTTGTATGTCTTCTGCCAGTACTTTCGGCACTTCGCTATGATACAGTCAAAGAGATTTAGCAACCAGGGAATTTATCATTTTGACAGAAAAAAATGTGGACGCATCCGTGGCTGTATGGACCGCACCAGCTTACGCGGCCTCGTCGATGATCGCAGCCAGCTAGTAAACTGGCATGGGCTTTAGCTGGATTTGTACTGGTCAGTATACTGTTTTCTCACCAGCCTCCCCTACAAAAAATTCTCTCACCGAGCCACCTAGTTTCATTATGCACAAAAATCTGAGAGATCTGAAAGATCGACTATGGATTAAAATTCAGGGATGGATTGAGCAAACTTTGTCATCGACTGGTAAGGAGGTACTGGTCAAGTCAGTTGCACAAGCAGTACCAGTTTTCTCAATGTCATGCTTCAAACTACCTAGGGGGCTATGCGAGCATCTAAATATGCTCATCAGGAAGTTCTGGTGGGAAAGCAAAGAAGAAAAACGCAAGCCAAATTGGGTCTCGTGGAAGGAAATGACCCAACCGAAAAGCATGGGAGGGGTTTCAAAGACTTTAAATTGTTCAATCTTGCTTTGTTAGCTAGACAAGCATGGCACATATTACATAGTCCAGACTCACTTTCAGCACGAATTTTAAAGGGGGTCTACTTCCCAACAACACCCTTCCTAGATGCAACAGTGGGTAGCCACCCAAGCCAAGTCTGGAGAGCTATTATGGAGGGAAGAGAACTGATGAAACAAGGACTTATAAAAAGTATTGGTAATGGTACTTCCACCAATATATGGACGGAGAGTTGGATCCCACATAATGAGATGATGAGGCCTTATGGATGTAAATGTGATAACCCTCCAACACATGTGTCACAGCTCATTGACCAGACTACGGCAACATGGGTTATATCGTTGCTGGAGCAAACCTTCCTGCCAATAGACATACTCTccccgtttcaaaatagatgacccaattttgtactaaagttagtacaaagttaagtcatctattttggaacggagggagtacttgccaatgtaagacaataagttttggggaaccagcacaaccccctaggggtggcttatctcattatatataatggttgtgttacaatatgtaccatatacgtacataggtacagaagctatacatagtctaacaccctccctcaatcttagccactttctaaagaactgagaagggtaagattgcgcctacaagcctcaaactgtggcagcggtaaaggcttagtgaagatgtctgcaagttgatccttagatgagataaacttgatctggagttgcttctgtgatacacgttcctgtacaaagtgatagtcaacttcaatgtgtttcattcgggcatgaaatactggatttgcagaaaggtatgtagcaccgatgttatcacaccaaagaataggaggctgtggttgagacaaacccaactcctgaagcaaagactgcacccaaataatctctgcagtagcattagccacagccttgtactcagcttcagtactgctacgtgacacagtaacatgtttccgagcactccaggcgatcaaattagagccaaagaatactgcataacccctcgtggatcgcctgtcatctgggctaccagcccaatctgcatcagagaaggccgaaaggacccgagaggaagtcggccgaatatgcataccaaatgtcagggtgaactgaacataacgaagaatgcgtttaacagcagcccaatgagtatctctgggagcctgaagatactgacaaaccctgttaacagcataagagatatctggtctcgtgatcgtcaagtactgaagtccaccaacaatgctcctgtactctgtggcatccgcaggagacaaaagctcaccatcaacagctgttatcttgtcggtagacgacatgggtgtggtggtcggtttgcacttcagcatgccagctctctgtaacaactccaaggagtacttcttctgcgtaaggacaagaccagtagcacgagaagtgacctcaacttcaagaaagtagtgaagcttcccaagatctttgaccgcaaaatcagcaccaagagagcagacaagagcatcagcagcatactgagaagagctgacaaggataatatcatcgacatataccaaaagatacatagtgacttctggcttctgtagaagaaataacgaagtgtcagcagtagacggcacaaacccatgagcacgaagggcagaggcaaggcgggcatgccaggcacgaggagcttgcttcaaaccatatagtgctttggaaagacgacagatatagtcaggacgatcaggatcagagaaaccaggcggctgtttcatataaacttcttcctccaaaaatccatgtagaaaagcattctgcacatcaagttgacgaagtgaccaaccacgagaaacagcaatggagagaagaagccgaatagtggtaggcttgacgacaggactgaaggtgtcctcatagtcaagaccatgacgctgccgaaaaccgcgagcaacaagtcgcgctttgtaacgctcaatagatccatcagaatgcttcttcactttgaatacccattttgagtcaataacatttacccgtggtggtggaggaacgagagtccatgtcttgttacgaagaagagcatgaaactcctgctccatagcctctcgccaatgtggaatgcgcaaggcagcctgatatgagcgaggctcagaagatggatccgcaacagcagcagccaaacaagcagccaaccaagcaaccgtaccatccttacgttccttaggtttgaaaatgccactgcgactgcgtgtatgtggtcgggacacaggaaccaccgaggtcgacggagcagcctgcaacgggctggaggacggcggcgttgacgagtcagccggtgacgaggagccagtcacggtagcctcggactcggttggcgaagaaggccgacccaccggcgaaaccggcagagaagacgaagcagctggcgactccggcatcacaaaccgggccgatggcgagctcggcatagtgggccgtggcgcggccggtgtcgcgggccgatccgctgatgaaggcgacgtgaggacccgagccgcgggcgaagacggcgtgacgggccgagccgcaggcgaagacggcgtgacgggccgagccgcgggcgactcggcggccgctggcgaaacggaccgagcagtggagatgctcggcgcgacgggctcgtcgggtgaccatgcatgggcacgcgaatcgatgccatgcaacatagggcgatcgacgtgcccaccagaagacgacgatgatgatggtgaatcctccaacagctccaaacgagctccacgtccggttcctgcaccatggttaggtaacagcaaaggagagtatgcaacatcatcaaattggtcagaagcaacagaggatgaatgcagagatggtggttcgacagtggacacaggaaggttggcaaagggaaaaacatgctcatcaaacacgacgtcccgagatatatagacacgattagtgggaacatgaagacatttgtaacctttatgaagagagctatagccaagaaaaacacacttcttagaacgaaactcaagcttgcgcttgttatatggacgaagatgcggccagcaagcacacccaaataccttgagaaaggtataatcaggttgttcattaaggagaacctcaatgtgagtcttcatgtttaaaacacgagtaggagtacggttgatgagaaagcatgcagtggtgaaagcatcactccaaaaccgaaacggaacagatgcatgggccaaaagagtaagaccagcttcaacaatatgacgatgcttacgttcgactgaaccattctgctgatgtgtatgtggacatgctaaacgatgagctatcccaagcgactgaaagaaagagttgaggttgcgatactcgccccccccagtctgactgaacatgaacaattttgtgcttgagaagacgttcaacatgtttttgaaactgaacaaaaatatcaaacacatcagatttgcgtttaataaggtaaagccaggtaaagcgactataagcatcaacgaaactgatatagtaa from Triticum aestivum cultivar Chinese Spring chromosome 4A, IWGSC CS RefSeq v2.1, whole genome shotgun sequence harbors:
- the LOC123084489 gene encoding aspartic proteinase nepenthesin-1-like produces the protein MAAPLVFLLLLPMVPAHVVKEIRSRINNKSTKDYMEQRVGLPDVGQRGKEGQQTGSGAADIYGTFIVDLSLGTSPQTLPLVMDITSDLVWVQCKLCPSCKTLTPPTTPVFLADSSKSFGDVGCANQTCRIMRDTDCPGTDDLCMYKTSYMSGRLATETFSFGTTQVPGVVFGCTWSVTSDITVQNLDGASGFAGFSRAPLSLVSQLNISSFTYFIAPHDVVPPGKSFVGWSWGGANIDGDGVGVQTTITRNSSTPLLAATKNQAPYLYYVNLTGMQVDGELLTAIPAGSFDSHGGVSLSTTLPYTYLPEAAYRVLRRELVSRIQAEGVAPMNASVEGGAGDLDRLCFLTHQFANVRVPILALMFDGAHTAMGLKVENYFFAQNAGRTCLTILPSADGPVLGNLLQAGRKMTYEIHGDGGGVLTFETFDTAEGAPAPTKVPLMIMATLLLAMLL